A segment of the Apteryx mantelli isolate bAptMan1 chromosome 13, bAptMan1.hap1, whole genome shotgun sequence genome:
GTGTTTTTAAGTGAATTAAAACTAGAACGGGAAAGTGTTATCAGCACACACACGAAAGCTCCCTCTTTCCTTTCgggcaggaaaaaataaaagttacaGCAAAGTTCCCCTTTCAGCTGAATTGCTTCCCTTCCTCGCTCTCCTTCAAAATAACCCACGTCCTTCCTCTCAGTTCCACCAACTCAAGAACTCAACAAGATGGAAGAGAGTAAAAGTCTGTCCAAGATGAAACATTTCACCGGGATGACAATAATTTCTTTGGAGAGTTTTCACAAGCCTTGCTTCCCTAGGTCCAATGACGAAGCGGTCATTTCAGGAACGCACCCAAAGCACCCCGACACGTTCTGCCCCAGTCTCCCCCTTTCTGCTGCGCCTCGCTTCACGCACAGCCATGGTGCGAGAGACCCAAGCGCACAGAAGCGGCTATTCACAACCAACACGCACAAAGCAAGTTCACAGGGCAATAACATTTCTCGATCTTTTAAAACCATAAAGCTCTCGCTTCACTTCTCTCTTTTGAAGTTGATGGTGTCCCTTTAGCTAAACCTGCAGAAAACAAACCTGCCGTACTAGAAATGTGTCCATTTCCAGAGTTTATTCTAGCAGCGATGGGACTGTGCACTGGGGCTGTTAGCACATTCTGCACTGCGTAATGCATTCAAGAGAGTGGTGGTTtgcactgaaagaagaaaaaaaaagtgcctcaGTGTTAATCTATGAATCTAGGAGGTTGCATTAAATCAAACCAAAGTACCTGCAGCAGCGCAGAACGGCAGCAGCATGGAGACTATGTACTGCAGCTGCAAGAGAGTTCATCTTTGTTGGCCCAGTACTAATCTGAAGTCACTCATTAATGTTcactttctcccccccccacgcGTCCCTGTTAACCCTTCGCCACCCTCCCCGGCCATCCCCAAGAAGCTATTTGGCTACTGTTACATTCACTGTAGTGCTTTGACAGCTCACGGGCAGCGTGCTGCCCTGCGCGGCCCTCCCTttcagcagctctctgctgccgCTTCCGTACAGCTCTGCAAAGCAGGCCGGGCTTTTTAAGGTTTCAGTGTTGTCATCGTGAAACTGGGGCATTCCCTGGGTGACACCAACAGGTTTGCACTTGGCTGGTTTCTCAGGGGACtgagcaaaactaaagctctgcGGTGAATCAGACTCCGTTTCTCCCAGCGGTAACACACGAGCAAGCTTTTTGGCCACAATTTCTCCATGATACCTATAGGAACCAGACACCTCCTGGGACTGTCTCGTGTCAGTCTGCAGAGGTAAATTGGATGGTCTGACCAGATGCTTGCTCGGCTCTGTCTCTTGGGGCCTCCTGTCCAAAGTCTCTCTAGCATTGCTCCGGgaatgagagagaaaagaggaatcCATGTCTGGCTGCTCAGATGGCGCCCAGGTGCTCTCTATCACGGCAGCTCTGGCAGTGGGAGCAAAACCCCAGTGTTTCATCCTCTCAGAAGCCAGGTCAGTGTCGTACTGGAGATGCTGCAAGCCCGGCCAGCTCAGCACACCATCAACCTCTCCACCTTCAGGAGCAGACAGCTCAGCGTCCCCTTTGCTCCTGCTCTGTCTCGCTCCATCAGAGTCCTTTTTGCCACTGTCCCACTTAGACCAAAGCTGGCAAGGCTTAAGgccattcttggaaacctgcaagTCGGCAAGTTCAAACTCCAGGCTCTCCGTGTCGAGTGACCTGCTCCTCCTGTTAACAGAGAGTGGTGCTGGCATAGAAGGGCTCAGTCCATGGAGACGCAGGTGGCGGGGAAGGCTGGCAACACCCCAGTTACAACTCTGGAAGGAGCTGTGGGGGTACCCTGGAAACATTCTCTCGTCACATTCAGCAAATGACTCTTTCTGTACATAGCTGTCATCAAAGGCATCAAAGGATGCGGCAATGTCCTCATCAGCGTTCATCTCGAGATGCTGCTCGCActccccttctccttcctgctccacATCGACAATGTCAAACGTGACCATGGTCGGGAGGACAGGGAGGTTCTGAGTGAAGGAAGAGCCAGAGTCGGAACTACCAAGGCTTTCAGAAAGGCTAGAAAAGAGGGTCCCGTTGCTGGTGAACTCCACGAGAGCTTGTGAGAAGTTAACAGCATGTTCGGGTTCACATTCGCTTTCTGCCTGGGGTTCCCTGGCAGTAGTTTCCACTCCATTGTGGTGATCACTCTGCAAGCAGCTATCATGCTCATGGGTTCTGTAGCTGGGGTACGTCCCCGTTTTGGCTGGGGCTAAGCTACTGTGAGCAGAACCCCCAAACACCGTATGATCCAGGCCAGAATCAAACGCAGTATTGTTTTTCATGAGCTGAATAAGGCAACTTCCTTGGGCTTTTTGGCTGTTGTAACAGTTTTCTGGACACAAAGTCCCTGGAAAATCCCTCCACTCTGGATTTTCAATTCTAGCCACTGAAACCCCACTATTCACACTTCTGTTTGGAGCTTGAGAGGCAATCTGCTCACTACCAAGGCAACTCTGACTTTTGCCAATCAAGTTGGCTGCTCTAGTTTTACATTCAACATTCTGCTTTTCCCTGGGACACTTCTCTTTGCTGGAAACATCAAGTCGCTTCAAGACGGGTTCCCTTTGCAGCTCCCAGTACAGCAGCTCTTTCTGAATGGCAGCTAGCCGCTCTTCTTCAGTTTCCATAACCCCACTTTTCTGATCCATCATCTGGATCAGGCTCTTCTCAGTAGGGAGACAGAAGTCTAAGAAGTAGCTGAAGATCTCCGGACGAGACACTTTGCTCTCAAAAAGGGATTCTTCCCCCTGAGAGGGACTCATCAGTGTGTCATCAGGCTCATAAAACTCATAAAGTGCATCACCACTGTAACTGTCTCTGGGAAGACGATCCTTCTTGATCTCACCAAGCCCATCGCCAGCTTCATCCTCTGGCCCTGGCGTGGTGGAGTCGTAATAACCCTCATCGCTGTTGGGTGCAGACTCCTGCTGGTCACTCTGGGGTGTCAGGAGTTCAACGTCACCCATCCCTCCCGCAGCATAAGGGTGGGCTTCCACCTCGTGCAAGCCGTGTGTCTCTAACTTGCTACTCACCACTGGTGGTTCGTGACTGCTCACAGTTGGAGGCAACTGGACTTCATAGTTCCTATCCCCTTCAGCAGTGCTGTCCCACATCTGCTGGAGGTATTCCTCTGCCTCCTCTGGCATGGCCatctcctccccacctccctggTATGTGACAAGGCAGGAGCTCCGCTTAGTGGCATCTCTGCTGCGCTCCACAGAGATCGTGCTCTCAGCAATGCTGAGAATGTCAGGCTCAGCGATGATGTCCCCACACCCCGTGAGGGAATCGAAACTCTTAA
Coding sequences within it:
- the AMER1 gene encoding LOW QUALITY PROTEIN: APC membrane recruitment protein 1 (The sequence of the model RefSeq protein was modified relative to this genomic sequence to represent the inferred CDS: deleted 2 bases in 1 codon), with amino-acid sequence METDCTEESVRTRSQSVVCRQRKGSDQQQEENGAGERLSEWSDASGTAVEQQQQPQAPPGKLKKTAFKLFGGKKSICTLPSFFGGRNKGQGKGASKKGLSKSKTHDGISGAAYEESSRVQLESPSNGSRDSHPCPLPSSQSVHLAIDTSVKFDFSRQDSSPPGSVEGSEKKPNGDKSLSFSRPKKGLKGLLNSIRRHRKSKAAECEKAELPGWSGDSEEANKTQGMGAETQQVPEGGGPRLVPLACPENSEDSCSVGTTTNLGESAEPDWLMADKDSSEGDAAVMLANKDVLDAKSEADAIVCMESDYSQLPVALHPDFTDNDPPSLHSGDQLSLIFGDVTSLKSFDSLTGCGDIIAEPDILSIAESTISVERSRDATKRSSCLVTYQGGGEEMAMPEEAEEYLQQMWDSTAEGDRNYEVQLPPTVSSHEPPVVSSKLETHGLHEVEAHPYAAGGMGDVELLTPQSDQQESAPNSDEGYYDSTTPGPEDEAGDGLGEIKKDRLPRDSYSGDALYEFYEPDDTLMSPSQGEESLFESKVSRPEIFSYFLDFCLPTEKSLIQMMDQKSGVMETEEERLAAIQKELLYWELQREPVLKRLDVSSKEKCPREKQNVECKTRAANLIGKSQSCLGSEQIASQAPNRSVNSGVSVARIENPEWRDFPGTLCPENCYNSQKAQGSCLIQLMKNNTAFDSGLDHTVFGGSAHSSLAPAKTGTYPSYRTHEHDSCLQSDHHNGVETTAREPQAESECEPEHAVNFSQALVEFTSNGTLFSSLSESLGSSDSGSSFTQNLPVLPTMVTFDIVDVEQEGEGECEQHLEMNADEDIAASFDAFDDSYVQKESFAECDERMFPGYPHSSFQSCNWGVASLPRHLRLHGLSPSMPAPLSVNRRSRSLDTESLEFELADLQVSKNGLKPCQLWSKWDSGKKDSDGARQSRSKGDAELSAPEGGEVDGVLSWPGLQHLQYDTDLASERMKHWGFAPTARAAVIESTWAPSEQPDMDSSFLSHSRSNARETLDRRPQETEPSKHLVRPSNLPLQTDTRQSQEVSGSYRYHGEIVAKKLARVLPLGETESDSPQSFSFAQSPEKPAKCKPVGVTQGMPQFHDDNTETLKSPACFAELYGSGSRELLKGRAAQGSTLPVSCQSTTVNCKPPLSNALRSAECANSPSAQSHRC